A region from the Bradyrhizobium erythrophlei genome encodes:
- a CDS encoding ABC transporter substrate-binding protein, whose translation MLAAFAAAILPAPAALAQVSDDVVKIGVLTDMNGPASTPTGQGSVTAAQMAVDDFGGTVLGKPISVIVGDHQLKPDIGAGIARRWYDIEQVDLIVDVPVSAVGLAVQNIANEKKKMFIAHSTGAADFHGKLCSPYAIQWVFDTHALAAGTAQEVVKRGGDSWFFITDDYAFGHSLEKDASEVILKNGGKVIGSVRPPFATPDLSSFILQAQASKAKIIGIAGGPPNNGNEIKTAGEFGVLKGGQQMAALLALITDIHSLGLPAAQGLLLTTSFYWDMDDKTREWSKRYFAKMNRMPTMWQAGVYSSVMHYLQAIKDTGTDEPLKVAAKMREKPIEDFFARNGRLRDDNLMVHDLMLAQVKSPEESKYPWDYYKILAKISGEDAFGPPNPACPLVKK comes from the coding sequence ATGCTTGCCGCATTCGCTGCCGCGATCCTGCCGGCGCCGGCAGCGCTGGCGCAGGTCTCCGACGATGTGGTCAAGATCGGCGTTCTCACCGACATGAACGGTCCGGCGTCGACGCCGACCGGTCAGGGCTCGGTGACCGCGGCGCAAATGGCGGTGGACGATTTCGGCGGCACCGTGCTGGGGAAGCCGATCAGCGTGATCGTCGGGGATCACCAGCTCAAGCCGGATATCGGCGCGGGCATCGCGCGCCGCTGGTACGACATCGAGCAGGTCGACCTGATCGTGGACGTGCCGGTGTCGGCGGTGGGGCTGGCGGTCCAGAACATCGCCAATGAAAAGAAGAAGATGTTCATCGCCCACTCGACGGGCGCCGCGGATTTCCACGGCAAACTCTGCTCGCCCTATGCGATCCAGTGGGTGTTCGACACCCACGCGCTCGCGGCCGGCACCGCGCAGGAAGTAGTGAAACGCGGCGGCGACAGCTGGTTCTTCATCACCGACGATTATGCGTTCGGGCACTCGCTGGAAAAAGACGCTTCCGAAGTGATCCTCAAGAACGGCGGCAAGGTGATCGGCTCGGTCCGGCCGCCTTTCGCCACGCCCGACCTGTCCTCGTTCATCCTCCAGGCCCAGGCCTCGAAGGCAAAGATCATCGGCATCGCCGGCGGCCCGCCCAACAACGGCAACGAGATCAAGACCGCCGGCGAATTCGGCGTGCTGAAGGGCGGTCAGCAGATGGCCGCCCTGCTCGCCTTGATCACCGACATCCATTCGCTCGGCCTGCCCGCAGCGCAGGGGCTGTTGCTGACGACCTCGTTCTACTGGGACATGGACGACAAGACCCGCGAATGGTCGAAGCGCTATTTCGCCAAGATGAACCGGATGCCGACGATGTGGCAGGCCGGCGTCTATTCGTCGGTCATGCACTATCTGCAGGCGATCAAGGACACCGGCACCGACGAGCCGCTCAAGGTGGCGGCAAAGATGCGCGAGAAGCCGATCGAGGATTTCTTCGCGCGCAACGGCAGGCTGCGCGACGACAATCTGATGGTGCACGATTTGATGCTGGCGCAGGTCAAGAGCCCGGAAGAATCGAAATATCCGTGGGACTATTACAAGATCCTCGCGAAGATTTCCGGCGAGGATGCGTTTGGGCCGCCGAACCCGGCGTGCCCGCTGGTGAAGAAGTGA
- a CDS encoding TAXI family TRAP transporter solute-binding subunit, whose amino-acid sequence MNLVCIVCAGVLLLAGSAVAQEGGKAIPKIVISLGTATPGGGFPLYGNAFAEVMNAADPALSIAPRNTKGSNENIPLLEKGELDIGLVAGEPAYEAFMGIGRPATRIKILTAIYSSPGMFVVRADSSYRTISDLKGKPIAFGARGSGLPILSRYMLDGLGLKQDEDFQAVYLDRAGDGPAMVLDGRVAALWGAGIGWPGFKAVADSPGGARFIAPDADEIARIRARHSYLKPLTVPAGSYPNQTAPIPSVGSWSFVLVRENLPDDVAYHLARTLHGVEGAFCQKLAQACETTAANTVAAAPDIGLIHPGVLKYFREIGVVK is encoded by the coding sequence ATGAACCTTGTTTGTATCGTGTGTGCCGGCGTTCTCCTGCTCGCGGGCAGCGCGGTGGCGCAAGAGGGAGGCAAGGCCATTCCAAAGATCGTGATCAGCCTGGGAACCGCGACGCCGGGCGGCGGCTTCCCGCTCTACGGCAACGCCTTCGCGGAGGTCATGAACGCGGCCGATCCCGCGCTTTCCATTGCCCCCCGCAACACCAAGGGGAGCAACGAGAACATTCCGCTGCTGGAAAAGGGCGAACTCGATATCGGCCTGGTCGCCGGCGAACCCGCCTATGAAGCCTTCATGGGTATCGGCCGGCCAGCGACCCGGATCAAGATCCTGACCGCGATCTATTCCAGCCCCGGCATGTTCGTGGTGCGCGCGGACAGCTCCTACAGGACCATCAGCGATCTCAAGGGCAAACCGATCGCATTCGGCGCGCGGGGTTCCGGTCTGCCGATCCTGTCGCGCTACATGCTCGACGGTCTCGGCCTGAAGCAGGACGAGGATTTTCAGGCCGTCTATCTCGATCGCGCCGGCGACGGTCCTGCGATGGTGCTGGACGGCCGGGTCGCCGCCCTCTGGGGCGCCGGCATCGGCTGGCCCGGATTCAAGGCGGTGGCCGATAGCCCTGGCGGGGCGCGCTTCATCGCGCCGGACGCGGACGAGATCGCGCGGATCAGGGCCAGACACAGCTATCTCAAGCCGCTGACGGTGCCGGCCGGCAGCTATCCGAACCAGACGGCGCCGATCCCTTCGGTGGGCTCATGGAGTTTTGTTCTCGTGCGCGAGAATTTGCCTGACGACGTCGCCTATCATTTGGCGCGCACGCTGCACGGCGTCGAAGGCGCCTTCTGCCAGAAACTGGCGCAGGCCTGCGAGACCACGGCCGCGAACACGGTGGCCGCGGCGCCCGATATCGGACTGATCCATCCGGGCGTGCTGAAATATTTCCGCGAGATCGGGGTGGTGAAGTAG
- a CDS encoding Bug family tripartite tricarboxylate transporter substrate binding protein, with product MIAFSRAGLFGLACFASLALGITPSSAANYPDRPVRWLIGFPPGGPVDTVARIMSQALSEHFGQQFVVENRAGSGGNIATEAGINSTPDGYTLMFSGANNAISASLYKKLPFDFMRDTVPVALFTQVPNLLVVSNAMPVKTVQELIDYSKANPGKLSYASSGNGTTLHMSAELFKAMTKCDMLHVPYRGSAAAFPDVISNKVQLIFDNLPTAMAQTRSGNLRALGVTSPQRWPGVPDVPTIAETVPGFEASVFYGMSAPKGTPPEIVEILNKAVNEVLKDPKLIARFATIGGVPKPMTPAGYGKLIADETEKWRKVVEFAGVSVE from the coding sequence ATGATCGCATTTTCGCGCGCAGGTCTATTCGGCCTGGCTTGTTTCGCAAGCCTGGCCCTGGGCATCACGCCATCCTCCGCCGCCAACTATCCGGACCGCCCGGTGCGCTGGCTCATCGGCTTTCCTCCGGGCGGCCCGGTTGACACCGTGGCGCGCATCATGAGCCAGGCGCTCTCCGAGCATTTCGGTCAGCAGTTCGTGGTGGAGAACCGCGCCGGCTCCGGCGGCAACATCGCGACCGAGGCCGGGATCAACTCGACGCCGGACGGCTACACGCTGATGTTCAGCGGCGCCAACAACGCAATCTCGGCCTCGCTCTACAAGAAACTGCCGTTCGATTTCATGCGCGACACCGTGCCGGTCGCGCTCTTCACGCAGGTGCCCAATCTCCTGGTGGTGTCGAATGCCATGCCGGTCAAGACCGTTCAGGAGCTGATCGACTACTCCAAGGCCAATCCCGGCAAGCTATCCTATGCCTCGTCGGGCAACGGCACCACACTGCACATGTCGGCGGAACTGTTCAAGGCGATGACCAAGTGCGACATGCTGCATGTGCCCTATCGCGGATCGGCGGCCGCCTTTCCCGACGTCATCTCCAACAAGGTGCAGCTGATCTTCGACAATTTGCCGACCGCGATGGCGCAGACGCGCAGTGGCAATTTGCGCGCGCTCGGCGTCACCTCGCCGCAGCGCTGGCCCGGCGTGCCCGACGTTCCCACGATCGCCGAGACCGTGCCGGGATTTGAGGCGTCGGTGTTCTACGGCATGTCCGCGCCCAAGGGCACGCCGCCGGAAATCGTCGAGATCCTCAACAAGGCGGTGAACGAGGTACTGAAGGATCCGAAGCTGATCGCGCGGTTTGCGACCATCGGCGGCGTCCCGAAACCGATGACGCCTGCCGGATACGGCAAGCTGATCGCGGATGAGACCGAAAAATGGCGCAAGGTGGTGGAGTTCGCCGGCGTTTCGGTGGAGTAG
- a CDS encoding Bug family tripartite tricarboxylate transporter substrate binding protein, with amino-acid sequence MIAFLRVAFFSLAGLSSLAAGMAPSSAADTYPNRPVRWLIGFAAGGPVDIIARIMSQYLSEHMGQQFVVENRAGSGGNIAAAAAINSPPDGYTLLFVAPNNAISTSLYKHLSYDFIRDTVPVASIMQLTNMLVVSNAMPVKTVQELIDYCRQNPGKISYASSGNGTSVHMSAELFKAMTKCDMVHVPYRGSAIAFPDIISNKVQLIFDNLPSALEQARSGTVRALGVTSPQRWPGVPDVPAIAEIVPGFESVGFYGISAPKGTPPEIVDTLNKAVGEALRDPKLVERLAAVGGIPKPMTPAEFGKLIADETEKWRKVVEFAGVSVD; translated from the coding sequence ATGATCGCATTTTTACGCGTCGCCTTTTTCAGCCTGGCCGGTCTTTCAAGTCTCGCAGCCGGTATGGCGCCGTCATCGGCCGCCGACACCTATCCGAACCGCCCGGTGCGCTGGCTGATCGGGTTTGCCGCCGGCGGCCCGGTCGACATCATAGCGCGCATCATGAGCCAGTATCTGTCGGAGCATATGGGCCAGCAATTCGTGGTGGAGAACCGCGCCGGCTCCGGCGGCAACATCGCCGCCGCCGCCGCGATCAATTCGCCGCCCGACGGCTATACGCTGTTGTTCGTCGCGCCCAACAACGCGATCTCGACCTCGCTCTACAAGCATTTGTCCTACGATTTCATCCGCGACACGGTGCCGGTGGCGAGCATCATGCAACTGACCAACATGCTGGTGGTCTCGAACGCCATGCCGGTGAAGACCGTTCAGGAGCTGATCGACTACTGCAGGCAAAATCCCGGTAAGATTTCTTATGCCTCGTCGGGCAACGGGACTTCGGTGCACATGTCGGCGGAGCTGTTCAAGGCGATGACCAAATGCGACATGGTGCATGTGCCCTATCGCGGATCGGCGATCGCGTTTCCCGACATCATCTCCAACAAGGTGCAGCTGATCTTCGACAACCTGCCGTCGGCGCTGGAACAGGCGCGCTCCGGCACCGTGCGCGCGCTCGGCGTCACCTCGCCGCAGCGCTGGCCCGGCGTGCCCGACGTTCCCGCCATCGCCGAGATCGTGCCGGGATTCGAATCGGTCGGCTTCTACGGCATCTCCGCGCCCAAGGGCACGCCGCCGGAAATCGTCGACACCCTGAACAAGGCGGTCGGCGAGGCGCTCAGGGATCCCAAGCTGGTCGAGCGGCTCGCCGCCGTCGGCGGCATCCCCAAGCCAATGACCCCGGCTGAATTCGGCAAATTGATTGCGGACGAGACCGAGAAATGGCGCAAGGTGGTGGAATTCGCCGGGGTTTCGGTGGATTGA
- a CDS encoding nuclear transport factor 2 family protein translates to MTRVIAIVTLALVLTSGGSLARAQESAAEAQNKQIVLEFYEKALNGKNPEAAISYFGSHYTQHNPGVADGVEGFRKFIDFLRQKYPQAHSEPKHVFADGDYVIIHSQAIQEPGTRGAAIVDIFRLENRKIVEHWDVIQPVPETVSNSNGMF, encoded by the coding sequence ATGACTCGCGTGATCGCTATAGTAACTCTCGCTCTCGTCTTAACAAGCGGTGGCTCACTGGCCAGGGCACAAGAATCGGCCGCGGAAGCGCAGAACAAGCAGATCGTTTTGGAGTTTTACGAAAAAGCACTCAATGGTAAAAATCCCGAGGCGGCGATCTCATATTTCGGTTCGCATTACACTCAGCACAATCCGGGGGTTGCCGATGGAGTCGAAGGCTTCCGTAAGTTCATCGACTTTCTCCGACAAAAATATCCTCAGGCGCATTCAGAACCAAAGCACGTATTTGCTGATGGAGATTACGTGATCATCCATTCGCAGGCGATTCAAGAGCCGGGGACCCGAGGAGCGGCCATCGTCGATATATTTAGACTGGAAAATCGGAAAATCGTGGAGCATTGGGACGTCATTCAGCCCGTTCCTGAAACAGTTTCAAACAGTAATGGAATGTTTTGA
- a CDS encoding MFS transporter, with the protein MSIGTAAIARSPDMTSEQRKVLIATLVGTTIEWYDFFVYAQAAGLVFGSLFFAPMNQNNPLLAQIVSFATLGLSFLFRPLGAIVCGHFGDKFGRRNVLVGTLVLMGVATALVGLLPTYGQIGALAPALLILLRILQGFSAGGEWGGAALMSVESAPVNRRSFFGAFPQIGTPLGMILATGVLWLLTAALGKQAMMDFGWRIPFLLSIVLIVVGVVIRRTVEESPIFRAMHRRHKESSAPLAELFRGNARDIIRTALIFMGNNAAGYILIAFMISYGANTLKLPSDQLLLASTFAAVSWFVFTLIGGVLGDRIGRVRCFQIGYALLALWAVPMWFLIDSKDVLQFFVAAVGLTIPLGLSYGPQAALYAEMFPAKVRYSGVSIGYALGAILGGAFAPMIAQWIIASTGQSWRIGVYIAVLSLISLIVVSTIKDPQGVDLNVRDTGS; encoded by the coding sequence ATGTCCATTGGGACCGCTGCCATCGCACGCAGCCCGGACATGACGAGCGAGCAACGAAAGGTTCTCATCGCCACGCTCGTGGGCACGACGATCGAATGGTACGATTTCTTCGTTTACGCCCAGGCCGCCGGCCTCGTCTTCGGCAGCTTGTTCTTTGCGCCGATGAATCAGAATAATCCGCTGCTGGCGCAGATCGTGTCGTTTGCGACGCTCGGCCTGTCGTTCCTGTTCCGGCCGCTCGGCGCCATCGTGTGCGGCCATTTCGGCGATAAATTCGGCCGCAGGAATGTGCTGGTCGGCACGCTGGTGCTGATGGGCGTGGCCACCGCGCTGGTCGGCCTGTTGCCGACTTATGGACAGATCGGTGCGTTGGCGCCGGCGCTTCTGATCCTGCTGCGTATCCTTCAGGGATTTTCCGCTGGTGGCGAATGGGGCGGCGCGGCGCTGATGTCGGTCGAATCCGCGCCCGTCAACCGGCGAAGCTTCTTCGGCGCGTTTCCGCAGATCGGAACGCCGCTCGGCATGATTCTCGCGACCGGCGTCTTATGGCTCTTGACGGCCGCGCTCGGCAAGCAGGCGATGATGGATTTCGGATGGCGCATTCCGTTCCTGCTCTCGATCGTTCTGATCGTCGTCGGCGTCGTAATCCGCCGCACGGTCGAGGAGTCGCCGATATTCCGGGCGATGCATCGCCGCCACAAGGAATCCTCGGCGCCGCTTGCGGAGCTGTTTCGCGGGAATGCCAGGGACATCATCCGCACCGCGCTGATCTTCATGGGCAACAACGCCGCCGGCTACATCCTGATCGCGTTCATGATCAGCTATGGCGCCAACACGCTGAAGCTGCCCTCGGACCAGCTTCTGCTCGCAAGCACGTTTGCCGCCGTAAGCTGGTTCGTCTTTACGCTGATCGGCGGCGTGCTCGGCGACAGGATCGGCCGTGTGCGCTGCTTCCAGATCGGCTACGCGCTCCTCGCGCTATGGGCGGTGCCGATGTGGTTCCTGATCGACAGCAAGGATGTGCTGCAGTTCTTCGTCGCCGCCGTCGGTCTCACGATCCCGCTTGGCCTCTCTTATGGCCCGCAGGCGGCGCTCTATGCCGAAATGTTTCCGGCAAAGGTGCGCTACTCCGGCGTCTCGATTGGTTATGCGCTCGGCGCTATCCTTGGCGGCGCATTTGCGCCGATGATCGCGCAATGGATCATCGCGAGCACCGGCCAGTCCTGGCGCATCGGCGTCTATATCGCGGTGTTGTCGCTGATCTCGCTGATTGTGGTCTCGACGATAAAGGACCCGCAGGGGGTAGACCTCAACGTGCGCGACACGGGTTCGTGA